A region from the Aquimarina sp. ERC-38 genome encodes:
- a CDS encoding NUDIX hydrolase, with product MYKVFVNNTPIILSTKKEIEGYKTLLVKEVDFEKIIKKIEKGEAAGKLVKYHFYHKNEEKLMEHLYSKLPVVIAGGGKVYNKEHEVLFIKRNGKWDLPKGKAEKKEDIETTAIREVEEETGVQNLEITKFLYHTYHIFKRNGEYRLKVTYWFEMTTDYDKKLIPQEDEGITKVKWKNPEQTKKALQKSYANIQDLFSQKYKS from the coding sequence ATGTATAAAGTTTTTGTTAATAATACGCCCATTATTCTTTCTACCAAAAAAGAAATAGAAGGCTACAAAACCTTACTTGTTAAAGAAGTTGATTTTGAAAAAATTATAAAAAAAATTGAAAAAGGTGAAGCTGCGGGGAAACTGGTAAAATATCATTTTTATCACAAAAATGAAGAAAAACTAATGGAACATTTGTACTCCAAATTACCTGTAGTTATTGCAGGGGGAGGTAAAGTGTACAATAAGGAACATGAAGTTTTATTTATCAAGCGTAATGGTAAATGGGACCTTCCTAAAGGAAAAGCTGAAAAAAAGGAAGATATTGAAACTACGGCGATACGGGAGGTAGAAGAAGAAACAGGAGTGCAAAATTTAGAAATTACCAAGTTTTTATATCATACCTATCATATTTTTAAGCGTAATGGAGAATACCGCCTTAAGGTTACTTATTGGTTTGAAATGACTACGGATTACGATAAAAAATTGATACCTCAAGAGGATGAAGGTATTACCAAGGTCAAATGGAAGAACCCTGAACAAACAAAAAAGGCCCTACAAAAGTCTTACGCCAATATTCAGGATCTTTTTTCTCAGAAATATAAGAGTTAG
- a CDS encoding biotin--[acetyl-CoA-carboxylase] ligase — MRIIKVDAIESTNLFLRNLYRSQVVHELTGVSARHQIAGRGQKGTTWQSDAGKNVTCSILVPKLELPVQDQFMISMVTSLLLLEILEAEQLPNLAVKWPNDILSDTFKIAGILIENVVIKNTITATIIGIGLNVNQNTFNHLPKASSLHIITGQKYDPEQLFLAIADAFQTKFLAYLNDSFQHVKNMYENYLFKKDKAATFKKEENILFSGIIQGVNRAGQVEILTENDAIERFDLKEVTLLY, encoded by the coding sequence ATGCGTATAATCAAAGTTGATGCCATCGAATCAACAAATTTGTTTTTAAGAAATCTTTATAGGTCACAGGTAGTTCATGAGCTTACGGGAGTATCTGCCAGACATCAAATTGCCGGAAGGGGACAAAAAGGAACTACCTGGCAGTCTGATGCCGGGAAGAATGTAACTTGCAGTATATTAGTGCCTAAACTAGAATTGCCGGTGCAAGATCAGTTTATGATTTCTATGGTAACCTCTTTACTTTTACTTGAAATTCTAGAAGCAGAACAGCTCCCGAACCTGGCAGTTAAATGGCCAAACGACATTCTGTCAGATACTTTTAAAATAGCCGGAATTTTAATTGAAAACGTAGTGATTAAAAATACAATAACGGCCACTATAATCGGTATAGGATTAAATGTAAATCAAAATACGTTTAACCATTTACCCAAAGCGAGTTCGTTACATATAATTACAGGTCAGAAATATGATCCGGAACAACTATTTTTAGCAATTGCTGATGCTTTTCAAACGAAATTCTTAGCTTACTTAAATGATTCGTTTCAACATGTTAAGAATATGTATGAAAACTATCTTTTCAAAAAAGATAAAGCTGCAACCTTTAAAAAAGAAGAAAATATTCTTTTTTCCGGAATAATTCAAGGGGTAAATAGAGCCGGACAAGTGGAAATATTAACTGAAAATGACGCTATCGAGCGTTTTGATTTAAAGGAAGTCACCTTACTTTATTAG
- a CDS encoding FecR family protein, producing the protein MINYKDDDTFLGRWLSGNLTDKELKEFQKSDDFELLSKIAQKSTEFKSPVFNMNNVKLEIQKSIYNKKPKVLSLYYKIGIAASIALLCTIAGISYFSSLKTTITTHIGELRTVTLPDGSVAELNGKSLLTYKKKDWENNKRTLFLEGEGFFKVKKGSTFTVMSNEGRVSVVGTQFNVKTLPDFYAVECYEGKVQVKKDTTTLLLSSGKGFYYKYGNQHNLSVEHTYPNWKSKNYTYDKIPLSVVFRDLQNIYHITNLKPTTTDLALEFTGQLVTDDLYKALNIICKPMHLTYTLSKDNIIITPL; encoded by the coding sequence ATGATAAATTATAAAGACGACGATACTTTTTTAGGAAGATGGCTAAGTGGTAATTTAACGGATAAAGAGTTGAAGGAATTCCAAAAATCTGATGATTTTGAATTATTATCTAAAATTGCTCAAAAAAGTACGGAGTTTAAAAGTCCTGTTTTTAACATGAACAATGTTAAATTAGAAATTCAAAAATCTATTTATAATAAAAAGCCAAAAGTACTATCGCTTTATTATAAAATAGGTATTGCTGCTTCCATTGCCCTACTCTGTACTATAGCAGGAATTAGTTATTTCAGTTCTTTAAAGACCACGATTACTACTCATATAGGAGAATTAAGAACAGTAACGTTGCCGGATGGTTCTGTTGCAGAATTAAACGGAAAATCATTACTTACTTATAAAAAGAAAGACTGGGAAAATAATAAAAGGACACTTTTTTTAGAGGGTGAAGGTTTTTTTAAAGTTAAAAAAGGATCAACATTTACTGTAATGAGTAATGAAGGAAGGGTGAGTGTAGTAGGTACGCAGTTTAATGTAAAAACCTTACCTGATTTTTATGCAGTCGAATGTTACGAAGGAAAAGTACAGGTTAAAAAAGATACTACTACCCTTTTATTAAGTAGCGGAAAAGGTTTTTATTATAAATATGGTAATCAACATAATTTAAGTGTAGAACATACTTATCCTAATTGGAAAAGTAAAAACTACACCTATGATAAAATACCTTTATCTGTAGTATTTAGGGATTTACAAAATATTTATCATATAACTAATTTAAAACCTACCACAACCGATTTAGCACTCGAATTTACCGGGCAATTAGTTACGGACGATCTCTATAAGGCATTAAATATTATTTGTAAACCTATGCATCTTACTTATACATTATCAAAAGACAATATTATCATAACCCCTTTATAG
- the pyrE gene encoding orotate phosphoribosyltransferase — protein MIFNIETAKKTAELLLQIKAIKLQPQEPFTWASGWKSPIYCDNRIALSYPEVRNYIKEHLSEIIKVTYGRPDFIAGVATGAIGIGMLVADYLDLPFIYVRPEAKSHGRKNQIEGIVPKDKSVVVIEDLISTGNSSLHAVEALQKAEAVIKGMVSIFDYGFDISKENFDKAEISLYSLSDYTNLLAQTEETNYITKEQKQLLDEWRKAPSTWNI, from the coding sequence ATGATTTTTAATATAGAGACGGCAAAAAAAACTGCCGAATTGCTGCTGCAAATTAAGGCAATAAAATTACAACCGCAAGAACCCTTTACCTGGGCTTCAGGATGGAAATCCCCTATCTATTGTGACAATCGTATTGCATTGTCCTATCCGGAAGTAAGAAACTATATTAAAGAACACTTATCGGAGATTATTAAAGTTACTTATGGCAGACCTGATTTTATCGCAGGGGTAGCTACCGGAGCAATTGGCATCGGGATGTTAGTAGCAGATTACCTTGATTTGCCATTTATCTACGTAAGGCCGGAAGCTAAATCGCACGGACGTAAGAACCAAATTGAAGGAATAGTACCCAAAGATAAGTCGGTAGTAGTGATAGAAGATTTAATCAGTACAGGGAATAGTAGTTTACATGCGGTTGAGGCTTTACAGAAAGCAGAAGCTGTTATTAAAGGAATGGTTTCTATTTTTGATTACGGTTTTGATATTTCCAAAGAAAATTTTGACAAAGCGGAAATTTCCTTATATTCACTTAGTGATTACACGAATTTATTAGCACAGACAGAAGAAACTAATTATATTACTAAAGAGCAAAAACAATTATTAGATGAATGGCGTAAAGCACCATCTACCTGGAATATATAA
- a CDS encoding M14 family metallopeptidase: MNKSILLYLFLFNFLHATFSQNDFKTVFEKSNGTETATYPEVVSFYKKLATQSEFVDLQEMGKTDSGELLHIAMYNSDKTFDFKDIRKDKTILLINNGIHPGESDGIDATQLLFKDLVQRNIKIPANTVVITIPIYNIGGALNRNTTTRTNQNGPKAYGFRGNARNYDLNRDFIKNDTRNALAFAEIFHKVQPDIFIDNHVSNGADYQYTLTHLFTQHNALGGALGKYLHTEVRPSLERKLKVKNWDITPYVNVWGTTPDKGWAQFMDYPRYSTGYTSLWNTLGMMVETHMLKPYKQRVEGTYELLKIMIEIAEEKGSEIRSLRKEAFEFYQKQKVYLTNWKVDSTKNRIITFKGYEGKTIPSAITTLPRLQYDQSLPYTKEVAYQDTFKPTLSINVPKAYVIPQGWWSVLERLKINEVEYQLLKKDTVIEVESYRISDYKTRKEAYEGHYLHEDTKVSRKTLKKAFNKGDIIVYTDQNSIRYLLETLEPEAIDSFFNWNFFDTILQQKENFSPYVWEDKAAELLKKDLDLKDRFLNMKKDTIFNSNSNYQLDWIHKNSDYYEKAHLQYPIYRIIK, from the coding sequence ATGAATAAAAGCATCTTACTTTACTTATTCCTATTTAATTTTTTGCATGCTACTTTTTCGCAAAATGATTTTAAAACAGTTTTTGAAAAAAGCAACGGAACTGAAACAGCAACATACCCGGAAGTCGTTTCATTTTATAAAAAATTAGCTACCCAATCCGAATTCGTAGACCTTCAGGAAATGGGGAAAACGGATAGTGGTGAACTTTTACATATCGCTATGTACAATTCGGATAAAACCTTCGACTTTAAAGATATTAGAAAAGACAAAACCATATTACTTATAAATAATGGTATTCATCCAGGGGAAAGTGACGGAATCGATGCTACCCAATTATTATTTAAAGATTTAGTACAACGCAACATTAAAATTCCGGCTAATACCGTAGTGATAACTATTCCTATATACAATATTGGAGGTGCCTTAAACAGAAATACTACTACCCGTACCAACCAGAATGGCCCAAAAGCGTACGGTTTTAGAGGAAATGCTCGCAATTATGACCTGAACAGGGATTTTATTAAAAACGATACTAGAAATGCCCTTGCGTTTGCAGAAATTTTTCACAAAGTACAACCTGATATCTTTATTGATAACCATGTAAGTAACGGAGCTGACTACCAGTATACCCTAACCCATTTATTTACGCAACACAATGCCTTGGGTGGTGCTTTAGGTAAGTATCTACATACTGAGGTTAGACCTTCTCTCGAACGTAAATTAAAAGTTAAAAACTGGGATATTACTCCGTACGTAAACGTCTGGGGTACCACTCCGGATAAGGGATGGGCGCAGTTTATGGATTATCCCAGATACTCTACCGGATATACCAGTCTTTGGAATACCTTAGGAATGATGGTTGAAACTCACATGTTAAAACCTTATAAACAACGAGTAGAAGGTACCTATGAACTCCTAAAAATCATGATTGAAATCGCAGAGGAAAAAGGAAGTGAAATTAGATCTTTAAGAAAAGAAGCTTTTGAGTTTTATCAAAAACAAAAAGTTTATTTAACTAACTGGAAGGTAGATTCCACAAAGAACAGGATAATTACTTTTAAAGGATATGAAGGAAAAACAATACCTAGTGCCATTACCACATTACCTCGATTACAATATGATCAGTCTTTGCCCTATACTAAAGAAGTTGCCTACCAGGATACCTTTAAACCCACATTATCAATTAATGTACCTAAAGCTTATGTAATTCCGCAAGGATGGTGGAGCGTTTTAGAACGATTAAAAATTAATGAAGTGGAGTACCAACTTTTAAAGAAGGATACAGTGATAGAAGTTGAGTCTTACCGCATTTCTGATTACAAAACTCGAAAAGAAGCTTATGAAGGGCATTATTTACATGAAGATACAAAAGTAAGTCGGAAAACGTTAAAAAAAGCATTTAATAAAGGGGATATTATAGTATACACAGATCAAAACAGTATTCGGTATCTATTAGAAACCCTGGAACCTGAGGCTATAGACTCCTTCTTTAATTGGAATTTTTTTGATACTATTTTACAACAAAAAGAAAATTTTTCTCCCTATGTATGGGAGGATAAAGCAGCAGAACTATTAAAAAAAGATTTGGACTTAAAAGACAGGTTTTTAAATATGAAAAAAGATACTATTTTTAATTCGAACTCTAACTATCAACTGGATTGGATTCATAAAAATTCTGATTATTATGAAAAAGCGCATTTACAATATCCTATCTATAGAATTATAAAATAG
- a CDS encoding TonB-dependent receptor — protein sequence MHKFWLLILLFLVQSLSAQQQYELKQILKNLSELHNITFSYNSSEIENITVNINNESNTLKEVVNQLKTQTGLQFEKVDAFNYIVFKPIGKGINPICGKVVDTNFSSISKATVSVGNQYTKTDQEGNFCIEVSNKNAFVAISLTGYTTQFLPVSSFNASPSTIVLQNEVIQMDEVVIKNYIVPGLTKNENGSITVNMRKTGILPGIIEPDAIQTLQFIPGLQSPDETVTGLHIRGSTPDQNLILYDGVKVYQDAHFFGLLSAFNPYVIDNIQLYRSATKARYGGHAGGVISIGVDNELPKKITTGISTTLTHATIDAKIPIFKDKMALFASVRRGITDFARTITYEKFAEVAFQNTNISSSFDEFDRNLTSSDLQFAYEDYYAKLIFKPYSSLQFNFGFLQNQNRLSFKGLNPFFESATNDNLNVKSQTLYESISYKNKVLGLHKFQLSTTALDKRFNGLNEFDVTAQPPTLLEVTFQKENFVRETGIVYHGEKEIFKNGLLQIGYQRTRSELGYSADSYGLNLRTFRESFAGSETSQSFSSDFKFRNKRLHLNLGGRRQYFNRFHRAYWEPRAFLNYKLYPGLWIKTSHEVKHQSISQITDLRNDGLGNLFNRLWVVSTQEDIPVIRNNQTVVGMDFKKNNWTVDIEFYTKKLEGIGILLTDNIFEPRNVSGTNSIKGMDLLLKKKWNNYNTWLSYSYSESTYQFEEINNNIPFQGSFNIPHSLVWAHSLTFDNLSFSLGYRYRSGIPYTEKSLDLDNPQSNFIVFEEFNGNRLPDYHRLDFTANYTFYWDKTQNIKSQLGFTLQNITNERNILSRDFRTIETNESQGGSEATRPVLKTIDRISVGFTPNLLLRISF from the coding sequence ATGCACAAATTTTGGTTACTAATTCTTTTATTTTTAGTACAATCACTATCTGCCCAACAGCAATATGAATTAAAACAAATACTTAAAAATCTATCTGAATTACACAATATTACTTTCTCATACAATTCTTCTGAAATTGAAAATATTACAGTAAATATTAATAATGAATCAAACACGCTAAAGGAAGTAGTCAACCAACTTAAAACTCAAACAGGGTTACAATTTGAAAAGGTCGATGCATTCAACTATATAGTTTTTAAACCCATTGGTAAAGGAATAAATCCTATTTGTGGTAAGGTTGTGGATACAAACTTCAGTAGTATTTCTAAGGCAACTGTAAGTGTTGGTAATCAGTATACAAAAACAGATCAAGAAGGAAATTTTTGTATAGAAGTATCCAATAAGAATGCATTTGTAGCCATAAGTTTAACTGGCTATACAACGCAATTTCTACCGGTATCTTCATTTAACGCTTCTCCTAGTACTATAGTTTTACAAAATGAAGTCATACAAATGGACGAAGTAGTGATTAAAAATTATATCGTTCCCGGGCTAACCAAAAATGAAAATGGTAGTATTACGGTAAATATGAGAAAAACCGGAATTTTACCAGGTATTATTGAACCGGATGCCATCCAGACCCTACAATTCATTCCAGGGCTACAGAGTCCGGATGAAACTGTAACCGGATTGCATATTAGAGGAAGCACGCCCGATCAGAACTTAATTCTTTATGATGGCGTTAAAGTATATCAAGATGCTCATTTTTTCGGATTATTATCTGCTTTTAATCCTTATGTAATTGACAACATACAATTATACAGATCAGCTACAAAAGCTAGGTACGGCGGACATGCAGGAGGAGTTATTTCTATAGGTGTAGATAATGAGTTACCAAAAAAAATAACAACAGGTATCAGCACTACCTTAACCCATGCGACCATCGATGCTAAAATTCCCATATTTAAGGATAAAATGGCTTTATTTGCTTCGGTGAGAAGGGGAATTACTGATTTTGCCAGAACCATTACTTATGAAAAATTTGCAGAAGTTGCTTTTCAAAATACCAATATCTCCAGTTCTTTTGATGAATTTGATAGAAACCTCACTTCATCAGACCTTCAATTTGCTTACGAAGATTATTACGCCAAATTAATATTTAAACCTTATTCATCTTTACAGTTTAATTTTGGTTTTTTGCAAAATCAAAATAGATTGTCGTTTAAAGGCCTAAATCCGTTTTTTGAAAGTGCTACAAACGACAACCTGAACGTTAAAAGTCAAACCTTATATGAAAGTATTTCTTATAAAAATAAGGTACTGGGTTTACATAAATTTCAACTGAGTACGACTGCACTTGATAAAAGGTTTAATGGACTTAATGAGTTTGATGTTACAGCGCAACCCCCTACTCTTCTTGAGGTTACCTTCCAGAAAGAAAATTTTGTCAGAGAAACCGGCATCGTTTATCATGGAGAAAAAGAAATTTTTAAAAATGGTTTACTACAGATTGGATACCAGAGAACAAGGTCTGAGTTAGGGTACAGTGCCGATAGTTACGGATTAAATTTAAGAACATTCAGAGAATCTTTTGCAGGAAGCGAGACTTCACAATCATTTTCTTCGGACTTTAAATTTAGGAATAAAAGACTACATCTCAACCTGGGAGGCAGACGTCAATATTTTAACCGGTTTCATAGAGCTTATTGGGAACCTCGTGCATTTTTAAATTATAAATTATATCCCGGTTTATGGATAAAAACATCACATGAGGTAAAACATCAATCCATAAGCCAAATCACAGATTTGAGAAATGACGGATTAGGGAACTTATTCAACCGCTTATGGGTAGTATCTACGCAAGAAGATATTCCGGTCATAAGAAATAACCAAACCGTTGTAGGAATGGATTTTAAGAAAAACAATTGGACGGTAGATATAGAATTTTATACTAAAAAATTAGAAGGTATTGGGATTTTACTGACTGATAACATCTTCGAACCCAGAAATGTTTCCGGAACTAATAGCATCAAAGGAATGGATCTGCTTCTCAAAAAAAAATGGAATAACTACAACACCTGGTTGAGCTATTCCTATTCAGAAAGCACTTATCAATTTGAAGAAATAAATAACAATATCCCTTTTCAGGGATCTTTTAATATTCCTCATAGCCTGGTTTGGGCACATTCATTAACATTTGACAATCTTTCCTTCTCACTGGGTTATCGATATCGAAGCGGAATTCCTTATACGGAAAAATCATTAGACCTAGATAATCCGCAAAGTAATTTTATTGTTTTTGAAGAATTTAATGGTAACCGATTACCGGATTATCATCGTTTGGACTTTACAGCCAACTATACCTTCTATTGGGATAAAACACAAAACATTAAATCACAATTAGGGTTTACTCTTCAAAATATCACAAATGAAAGAAATATACTTTCTCGAGATTTTAGAACTATTGAGACAAACGAATCCCAGGGAGGGTCTGAAGCTACACGCCCGGTACTAAAGACTATAGATCGTATTTCTGTTGGTTTTACCCCTAATCTTTTATTACGTATTAGTTTTTAG
- the rsfS gene encoding ribosome silencing factor has translation MIQKEIDTDQLIAEIIRGIEEVKGDDISILDLRDIDNTVCNYFVICNGTSNTQVNAIVNSIQKIVSKSLKDKPWHVEGSENAEWVLIDYVHVVVHVFQKHIREFYDIEGLWGDAKTTTINSNY, from the coding sequence ATGATTCAAAAAGAAATTGACACTGATCAATTGATTGCAGAAATTATTAGGGGGATTGAAGAAGTTAAGGGAGATGATATCAGTATTTTAGACCTTAGGGATATTGATAATACAGTATGCAATTATTTTGTGATCTGTAATGGAACTTCAAACACTCAAGTTAATGCGATTGTAAATTCTATTCAAAAAATTGTTAGTAAATCATTAAAAGATAAACCCTGGCATGTCGAAGGAAGTGAAAATGCAGAATGGGTACTTATCGATTATGTTCATGTAGTGGTTCATGTTTTTCAGAAACATATTAGAGAGTTCTATGATATAGAAGGATTATGGGGAGATGCAAAAACTACTACAATTAATTCAAATTATTAA
- a CDS encoding SRPBCC family protein, with the protein MQLESNQATTQKSQQEVFDFLNNVENFEQLMPSSIQKFEKISDVRFLFQLKGMPEIVLEKKESHAPNKIVLGAASEKLPFTLTADIKEDSPTSSTTKLNFEGQFNAMMGMMIKSPIQNFINTLGENISKL; encoded by the coding sequence ATGCAATTAGAGAGTAATCAAGCGACAACCCAAAAGTCCCAACAAGAAGTTTTTGACTTTTTGAATAATGTAGAAAACTTCGAACAGCTAATGCCTTCCAGCATTCAAAAGTTTGAAAAAATATCAGACGTACGTTTTCTTTTTCAGTTAAAGGGCATGCCGGAAATTGTTTTGGAAAAAAAAGAAAGTCATGCTCCCAATAAAATCGTACTAGGTGCCGCCAGCGAAAAACTTCCGTTTACGCTCACTGCGGATATTAAAGAAGATAGTCCGACTTCCAGTACAACAAAATTGAATTTTGAAGGGCAATTTAATGCCATGATGGGAATGATGATCAAAAGTCCTATTCAGAATTTTATCAATACCCTGGGAGAAAATATTAGCAAATTATAA